The following DNA comes from Nicotiana sylvestris chromosome 10, ASM39365v2, whole genome shotgun sequence.
GTTCAATGGGCAATAATATGGGTGGTAGAAAACAAGAATGtatgattttatcatggctgaagATTTTGAGTTGTGGGATGTCATATGTGATGGTCCTTATTTCCCAATGAATAACGTCGGAGATCTTCCATTGACGATGCCAAAGACCAGAAAAGAATACACTGATGCAGATAGGAAAGTTGTGGAGAAAAATTTTCATGCCAAGAAAATTTTAGTATGTGGAATAGGACCTCATTAATACAATAGGATCTCAGCTTGTGAAACTAccaaggagatatgggaagctttgcagATAGCACATGAGGGAACCACTCAAGTAAAGCAATCTAATATTGATATGCTCACCACCGAGTATAAACTCTTTAGGATGAAAgacgatgaatctattcaagatatgcacacaagatccacttccatcataaatgagctacactcacttggtgaaatCATTCCCAGGAACAAGCTCGTAAGGAAGAGATCGAGTGACAATGTGGTGAAGCaggctcttgcagcatggggagactcctctagTGAGTCTGAAGAAGAAACTGATGCAGATgacagttccatgatggcagttgaaagtgaagaaaatgaatatgattcaataattgctttgatggcccaatcagatgatgatgaagatgatgacaatagtgaggtaaacttcagggatgttcagagaaatctgaaatcctactcccCTAAGAAACTTATGTCTTTAGCTAGTGTATTGATTGATGTCtatcatagtcttgtggaggataaAGATGTTTTTACCTTAGAGCTAGGAGAAGCTGGACAAACTAGAGATCATCTGGTAGTGTGTGTAGTTGATCTGAAGGAAACCATAAGTGATTTGGAGAAAGAAAAAACTGTTTTAACTAAAAATATTGCTAGCATAGAATATGAAAGAGATGATTTAGTGGTTGTAGCTATTGACTATAAGGAAACCATTGAGAATTTTAGTAAAGAAAAAGAGGCCTTAGTGAAGAGAGTGACTGAAATTGAGGAGAAGAGAGATGATCTTTTGATAGTGATCGCAGACATAAGGGAAAATATAGAGGGACTAGGAATTGAGTCTAGACCTGGAAAttctggaaaaggaaaagaggtagCCAGTGAGGCACACGTTAGGCTTGAAAACGAGTTGAAACCTGTGAAAACTAGCTTGTGTGTTGAAACTGAGAAAAACAAGCATCTCGAAACTGAactggaaagagtaaaaaatgattttgaaaagtCCCTCAAGTAGACCTGGTCCTCGAAAGCTATCACTGCCATGTATGTTAATAATggtggaaacaggcagggaataAGGTTTCAAAGGGAGAAAACCCCTTACAAACCCCATAGAAAATATGTTGCTATACCGGATAACTGActgtgtacccactgtgggaacaatgggcatttcAAGGAAAATTGCCAAGCCAGGGTCCAGTCTATTCAGAAAAATAAAGTGTTTGCTGAAAATGTAACTACTAAAAAGGGACCAGGTGCCACCCATAAAAAATGCAtgttacctgcatggactaagagagctcttattcatcctcttgcttactacaagggacccaaacttgtttgggttcctaaaactaactcttaatttccttgtgcagggaacagtaaAAGGAAGCAATCAGCAATGGTTCATGGATAATGGatgttcaaagcacatgactgggaacaccatggactttctttcactaaaagccctgcaaggaggaAGTGTATTCTTTGGCAATGgaaaaaaggggtacattctcggAGTTGGAAAAGTCAGGAAATCACTTagtcactctattgagaatgtgtactatgCCAACGGTCTTAAGTATAGTCTCTTGAGTGTTTCTCAgatctgtgataaaggaaacaaggtggagttcttgtccaagatatgtacagttactaatctggtaactggtgaagtggtacttgtggccaagagataCAAAAACATTt
Coding sequences within:
- the LOC138879583 gene encoding uncharacterized protein, translated to MYDFIMAEDFELWDVICDGPYFPMNNVGDLPLTMPKTRKEYTDADRKVVEKNFHAKKILIAHEGTTQVKQSNIDMLTTEYKLFRMKDDESIQDMHTRSTSIINELHSLGEIIPRNKLVRKRSSDNVVKQALAAWGDSSSESEEETDADDSSMMAVESEENEYDSIIALMAQSDDDEDDDNSEVNFRDVQRNLKSYSPKKLMSLASVLIDVYHSLVEDKDVFTLELGEAGQTRDHLVVCVVDLKETISDLEKEKTVLTKNIASIEYERDDLVVVAIDYKETIENFSKEKEALVKRVTEIEEKRDDLLIVIADIRENIEGLGIESRPGNSGKGKEVASEAHVRLENELKPVKTSLCVETEKNKHLETELERGTVKGSNQQWFMDNGCSKHMTGNTMDFLSLKALQGGSVFFGNGKKGYILGVGKVRKSLSHSIENVYYANGLKYSLLSVSQICDKGNKVEFLSKICTVTNLVTGEVVLVAKRYKNIYVADFESIQSSDLSCLKVVDDDVEL